A part of Ammospiza caudacuta isolate bAmmCau1 chromosome 5, bAmmCau1.pri, whole genome shotgun sequence genomic DNA contains:
- the ERP27 gene encoding endoplasmic reticulum resident protein 27 — protein MARRRRAGAMGTSIFPCLFAILLTRCSPAGCAGGGDSASHSTASTTDKPILLDNIPDAEAFISGAEVAVIGFFQDAQSPGAEQFRRAAGQVAEVPFGLSSSAAVLSHYGAAENTVVLFRTVDNDRRDLDMSSGEVDAKKLIRFVRMNELRLVTEYNPVTAVGVMQSSLILNLLLITDKMSPKHPERIRKFRAAAELYKGKILFILLDSNLQSNERVLLYFQLKKSHLPALAIFHTPDDEHEVVAVDDISIERVQDFCNSFLQRMSKKEDKSEEKPPNEEL, from the exons ATGGCGAGGAGAAGGCGAGCTGGAGCCATGGGCACATCCATCTTCCCGTGCCTCTTTGCCATCCTGCTTACCAGGTGCTCCCCAGCAGGGTGTGCTGGGGGGGGTGACTCTGCATCCCACA gcacagccagcaccacAGACAAACCCATCCTGTTAGACAACATCCCAGATGCCGAAGCCTTCATCAGTGGTGCAGAGGTGGCAGTCATTGGATTCTTCCAG GACGCGCAGAGCCCCGGAGCGGAGCAGTTTCGCCGTGCGGCCGGACAGGTGGCGGAGGTGCCGTTCGGGCTCAGCAGCAGCGCGGCCGTGCTGTCGCACTACGGCGCCGCGGAGAACACCGTGGTGCTGTTCCGCACG GTGGACAATGACCGTCGGGATCTGGACATGAGCAGCGGAGAGGTCGATGCCAAGAAGCTGATCCGCTTCGTTCGCATGAACGAGCTCCGCCTGGTGACAGAGTACAACCCTGTG aCAGCAGTAGGTGTGATGCAGAGCTCTCTGATCCTGAACCTCCTCCTGATCACGGACAAGATGTCTCCAAAGCACCCCGAGCGAATACGCAAGTTCCGGGCGGCGGCAGAGCTCTACAAGGGCAAG ATCCTCTTTATCCTGTTGGACAGCAATTTGCAGAGCAATGAACGAGTACTGTTGTACTTCCAGCTGAAGAAGTCCCACCTGCCAGCTCTGGCTATATTCCACACCCCAGATGATGAGCATGAAGTGGTGGCTGTGGATGACATCTCCATTGAGCGTGTACAGGACTTCTGTAATAGTTTCCTACAAAGAATGTCAAAG AAAGAAGACAAATCTGAGGAGAAGCCCCCCAATGAAGAACTCTGA